One part of the Ktedonobacterales bacterium genome encodes these proteins:
- a CDS encoding peptide ABC transporter substrate-binding protein has protein sequence MQRKGKLLFLVVGLGLLIGLALPACGPTPVSNSNQPQRGGTITDGLYEEPDVLLSNGSNLTYSILVDATIWAPLVYGDDKGVIHPGLLKELPTVANGEISSDALHYTLKLKDNLKWSDGQPLTAEDVVFTMNLWNTPAYGAKGGTAGLASIDFSTLKAVDATTVTFSMKNVYVPLIASQFADPGLAPMPKHVFGTMDPSTILKSTEAFKPTVVSGPFKISDRVKGDHINVVRNDNYFQAAQGYPYLDGINFKIIPDASTVLTALQSHSLDTSWFLDNTKLDSYKALQGYKLYLPTQPVNTEWITFNLHDPILADLQVRKAISTALDIDSMIKQAVNGVGIRTCDEDLGTFAHEPDVTCYPFDQATAKSVLDADGWAMGSDGYRHKNGKILELNWSTTSNNARRAQTQQIGQQNLKDIGIKINIKDFPADALFGTILPSGQYQIGEFTNSLGYDPDDFTSWGCNQTAAQGGGNWTYYCNQAVDAALHAEQQNPDQNARLEQFKIFHQAMLTDLPVVYVYSYGAPAVAGNNVHNYNPSAQGPSETWNVWTWYKS, from the coding sequence ATGCAACGAAAGGGCAAACTTCTCTTCCTGGTGGTGGGTTTGGGGCTGCTGATCGGCCTGGCGCTGCCAGCCTGCGGGCCAACTCCTGTCTCAAACTCAAACCAACCCCAACGCGGTGGAACGATCACCGATGGTCTCTATGAGGAGCCTGATGTACTCCTTTCCAACGGCTCGAATCTAACCTATTCAATTCTGGTGGACGCCACGATCTGGGCGCCACTGGTCTACGGTGACGATAAGGGTGTCATCCACCCGGGACTGCTCAAGGAGCTGCCCACCGTCGCCAATGGTGAGATCTCTTCCGACGCCCTGCACTACACACTGAAGCTGAAGGACAATCTGAAGTGGTCGGACGGGCAGCCGTTGACCGCCGAAGATGTGGTCTTCACGATGAATCTGTGGAACACCCCGGCTTATGGCGCCAAGGGCGGTACGGCTGGGCTGGCCTCGATTGACTTCAGCACGCTCAAGGCGGTGGATGCCACCACTGTTACCTTCAGCATGAAGAACGTCTACGTGCCGCTGATCGCCTCGCAGTTTGCAGACCCAGGGCTGGCCCCCATGCCCAAGCACGTCTTTGGCACGATGGACCCGTCCACCATCCTGAAGTCTACTGAGGCGTTCAAGCCGACCGTTGTCAGCGGACCCTTTAAGATCTCTGATCGCGTCAAGGGCGACCACATCAACGTGGTGCGCAACGACAATTACTTCCAGGCGGCCCAGGGCTATCCGTATCTGGATGGGATTAACTTCAAGATCATCCCCGACGCCAGCACGGTTCTGACCGCCCTGCAAAGTCATTCACTCGATACCTCCTGGTTCCTGGACAACACCAAGCTGGATAGCTACAAAGCTCTCCAGGGCTACAAGCTCTATCTCCCCACGCAACCGGTCAACACTGAATGGATTACCTTCAACTTGCACGACCCCATCCTGGCCGACTTGCAGGTCCGCAAGGCGATCAGCACGGCGCTTGACATCGACAGTATGATCAAACAGGCCGTGAACGGGGTAGGCATACGTACCTGCGATGAGGATCTGGGTACCTTTGCCCATGAGCCTGACGTGACCTGCTACCCGTTCGATCAGGCAACGGCCAAATCGGTGCTGGATGCCGATGGATGGGCGATGGGTTCGGATGGCTATCGCCATAAGAACGGCAAGATCCTGGAACTGAACTGGAGCACGACCTCCAATAACGCGCGCCGCGCGCAGACCCAGCAAATCGGCCAGCAGAACCTGAAGGATATCGGTATCAAGATCAACATCAAGGATTTTCCTGCCGATGCCTTGTTCGGCACCATCTTGCCCAGCGGCCAATATCAGATCGGTGAGTTTACCAACTCGCTCGGCTATGACCCCGACGACTTCACCTCCTGGGGTTGCAACCAGACCGCTGCTCAGGGTGGCGGCAACTGGACCTACTATTGCAACCAGGCGGTTGATGCGGCGCTGCATGCCGAACAGCAGAACCCCGATCAGAACGCTCGCCTGGAACAGTTCAAGATCTTCCACCAGGCGATGTTGACCGATCTGCCGGTCGTCTACGTCTACTCCTATGGAGCGCCAGCCGTCGCCGGCAACAACGTCCACAACTACAACCCCTCCGCTCAGGGACCGTCGGAGACCTGGAACGTCTGGACGTGGTATAAGAGCTAA
- the gyrB gene encoding DNA topoisomerase (ATP-hydrolyzing) subunit B — translation MAAMKQIPETPENTLSAELEKDAGRVNGGRHEKNGNGAAANNYGGEQIEILEGLEPVRIRPGMYIGSTDSRGLHQLVYEAVDNSVDEAMAGVCDHIMVTIHADGSLTNEDNGRGIPVEPHPKRPKQSTLEVVMTTLHAGAKFGGEAYKSGSGGLHGVGVSATNALSEWCRVEVKRDGKVYMQEYRQGKPVKGVRVIGSAEGTGTRTTFLPDLTVMETRDFNFDLLAQRLREIAYINRGLTISIRDERPGPGQEREQTYYFEGGLMSFVRHLNKARQCVMAKPLHVEKKMDHTLVEIALQYNDGYNETLFSFANGINTVDGGTHLTGFRAALTRTLNDYGRRTNLLKENESNLTGDDVREGLTAVISVKLPNPQFESQTKNKLNNAEVRNQVESLLAESLAKYLEETPSEARKIIDKCLTASRAREAARKAKELIRQPKGILDTTLPGKLADCSERRSERCELFLVEGDSAGGCFSGDTRVALADGRSLSFQELVAEQAEGKEHFCYTIRHDGKIGLERVINARVTKANAEVIQVTLDNGETIVCTPDHRFMLRDRGYKAAADLTPDDSLMPLYHDLSEIVDQGMAFEVAAANHRIVKTERLQERLDVYDIEVPGTHNFALASGVFVHNSAKQARDRHFQAILPLRGKILNVERARLDKMLGNEEIKNMVTALGTGIGDIFTMERIRYGRVLLMTDADVDGSHIRTLLLTLFYRYMPQLITEGRLYIAQPPLYRIQVGKNRQYVYSDDERDAYLANLNGKNAAVNRYKGLGEMDPEELWETTMNPATRTILQVTIEDAVRADEIFSTLMGDEVAPRRRFIEAHAKQVKNLDV, via the coding sequence ATGGCAGCTATGAAACAGATTCCTGAAACACCCGAAAATACGCTCTCTGCTGAACTTGAGAAAGACGCTGGCCGTGTGAACGGCGGCAGACATGAGAAGAACGGCAACGGCGCGGCGGCCAATAACTATGGCGGCGAGCAGATTGAGATTCTGGAGGGGTTGGAGCCGGTTCGTATTCGCCCTGGTATGTATATCGGCAGCACCGACAGCCGGGGGCTGCACCAGCTTGTCTATGAGGCGGTGGATAACAGTGTTGATGAGGCGATGGCGGGTGTCTGCGATCATATCATGGTGACAATTCATGCCGATGGATCGCTGACGAATGAGGATAATGGCCGGGGCATTCCGGTTGAACCGCATCCCAAGCGTCCCAAGCAATCAACCCTGGAAGTGGTGATGACCACGCTGCACGCGGGCGCCAAGTTTGGGGGCGAGGCATATAAGTCTGGCTCTGGTGGCTTGCATGGCGTGGGGGTGTCGGCGACGAACGCGCTGAGCGAGTGGTGTCGGGTGGAGGTGAAGCGCGACGGCAAGGTCTATATGCAGGAATATCGCCAGGGCAAGCCGGTAAAGGGCGTGCGCGTGATTGGTTCGGCAGAGGGAACGGGCACCAGGACGACCTTCTTGCCCGATCTGACGGTGATGGAGACCCGTGATTTCAATTTTGATCTGCTTGCTCAGCGTTTGCGTGAGATAGCGTATATCAATCGCGGGCTGACGATTAGCATCCGCGATGAGCGCCCCGGTCCCGGCCAGGAACGCGAGCAGACCTATTATTTCGAGGGCGGGCTGATGTCCTTTGTGCGCCATCTGAATAAGGCGCGGCAGTGCGTGATGGCAAAGCCGCTGCATGTCGAGAAGAAGATGGACCACACGCTGGTGGAGATCGCGCTGCAATATAACGATGGCTATAACGAAACCCTCTTCTCCTTTGCCAACGGCATCAATACCGTTGATGGCGGCACGCATCTGACGGGCTTCCGCGCCGCGCTGACGCGCACACTCAACGATTACGGGCGCAGGACGAATCTGCTCAAAGAAAATGAGAGCAACCTGACGGGTGACGATGTGCGCGAGGGTTTGACGGCGGTCATCAGCGTGAAGCTGCCGAACCCGCAGTTTGAGAGCCAGACGAAGAATAAGCTGAATAATGCCGAGGTACGCAATCAGGTGGAGAGCCTGCTGGCCGAGTCTCTGGCAAAGTACCTTGAGGAGACCCCCAGCGAGGCGCGCAAGATTATTGATAAGTGTCTGACCGCTTCGCGCGCGCGCGAGGCAGCCCGCAAGGCGAAAGAACTGATCCGCCAGCCCAAGGGCATTCTGGATACGACGCTCCCCGGCAAGCTTGCCGACTGCTCGGAGCGCCGCTCCGAACGCTGCGAGTTATTCCTGGTTGAGGGCGATTCAGCAGGCGGCTGTTTCTCTGGAGATACCAGGGTTGCGCTCGCTGATGGTCGCTCGTTGAGCTTTCAGGAATTGGTAGCTGAGCAGGCCGAAGGCAAGGAGCATTTCTGCTATACCATCCGCCACGATGGCAAGATTGGTCTGGAGCGCGTCATCAACGCGCGCGTGACAAAGGCGAACGCCGAGGTTATTCAGGTGACGCTGGACAATGGCGAAACCATTGTCTGCACGCCAGATCACCGTTTCATGCTGCGCGACCGGGGCTACAAGGCCGCAGCAGACCTGACGCCCGACGATTCACTGATGCCGCTGTATCACGATCTGTCAGAAATCGTTGATCAGGGGATGGCATTTGAGGTTGCGGCAGCGAATCATCGCATTGTGAAGACAGAACGGCTACAAGAGCGGCTGGATGTCTATGACATCGAAGTGCCAGGCACGCATAACTTTGCCCTGGCAAGTGGAGTGTTTGTGCATAACAGCGCGAAGCAGGCCCGTGACCGCCACTTCCAGGCGATCCTGCCGCTGCGCGGCAAGATTCTGAATGTGGAGCGGGCGCGGCTGGATAAGATGCTGGGCAATGAAGAGATCAAGAATATGGTCACAGCCCTGGGTACGGGCATCGGCGATATCTTCACGATGGAGCGCATTCGCTATGGGCGCGTGCTGCTGATGACCGATGCGGATGTTGATGGCAGCCATATTCGGACGCTGCTGCTGACGCTTTTTTATCGCTATATGCCCCAGCTTATCACCGAGGGTCGGCTCTATATTGCGCAGCCGCCGCTCTATCGCATTCAGGTCGGCAAGAACCGTCAGTATGTCTACAGCGATGACGAGCGCGACGCCTACCTTGCCAATCTGAATGGCAAGAACGCTGCGGTGAACCGCTATAAGGGCCTGGGCGAGATGGACCCGGAAGAACTCTGGGAAACGACGATGAATCCGGCCACACGCACGATTCTTCAGGTGACGATTGAGGATGCCGTGAGGGCTGATGAGATCTTCAGTACACTGATGGGGGATGAGGTGGCGCCACGCCGTCGCTTTATTGAGGCACACGCCAAGCAGGTGAAGAACCTGGACGTGTAG
- a CDS encoding LLM class flavin-dependent oxidoreductase, translating to MRLGANLGPTGDWPAMLAAAQTADKLGFDAVGFLDHYHTDKLEWPYICGWSAYGALALATSRIHLVPLVIDRLNYLPGVLAKEAATLAIASGGRFELGIGAGDYFQEARAWGLPVPDAAERIAGLKETVTVLRHIWSGEKITFEGQFIRLKDAAATPAPTPLPRVMVGAGSSRRLIQSAIEYADEVNVYANDELIRFARQQIDAAPRAVALSVYVWEWPSDLVEKLAVWEDLGVMRTFLTFWRPFDQLAEAARWMT from the coding sequence ATGCGTCTTGGTGCGAATCTGGGGCCAACTGGTGATTGGCCCGCCATGCTCGCAGCGGCCCAGACAGCCGATAAGCTTGGCTTCGATGCCGTTGGTTTTTTAGACCACTATCATACCGACAAACTCGAATGGCCCTACATCTGCGGCTGGTCCGCCTATGGGGCGCTGGCGCTGGCAACTTCCCGCATCCATCTCGTTCCCCTGGTGATTGACCGCTTGAATTACCTGCCCGGCGTGCTGGCAAAAGAGGCCGCAACACTCGCCATTGCCAGCGGTGGGCGCTTTGAGCTTGGCATCGGCGCGGGCGATTATTTTCAGGAAGCCAGAGCCTGGGGGCTGCCGGTCCCCGATGCCGCCGAGCGCATTGCCGGTCTGAAAGAAACTGTCACCGTGCTGCGCCACATCTGGAGCGGTGAAAAGATCACCTTCGAGGGTCAATTTATCCGCCTGAAAGACGCAGCAGCCACACCAGCGCCCACACCACTGCCCCGCGTGATGGTTGGCGCTGGCAGTTCGCGGCGGCTGATTCAGAGCGCCATTGAATACGCCGACGAGGTGAACGTCTACGCCAACGATGAGCTGATCCGCTTCGCGCGCCAGCAGATTGACGCCGCGCCGCGAGCCGTCGCCCTATCGGTCTATGTCTGGGAGTGGCCGAGCGATCTTGTCGAAAAGCTGGCGGTCTGGGAAGACCTTGGCGTTATGCGCACCTTTCTCACCTTCTGGCGACCCTTCGACCAGTTAGCTGAAGCGGCCAGATGGATGACATAA
- a CDS encoding M1 family aminopeptidase, translating to MSQCERCLQLQAVGGVPLGNGEEDPYNFALPGDRRHYAPDRPADVAHVALNLALDLEKQQVSGVVTTTFRALFDDLRSVQLSASELEIERVSLVGGPALRATQDGRKLVIELDRAYQYGETFAIEIAYAARPRIGLHFVQPGADDPTRPVQAWTQGQPETNHFWFPCHDSPNDRATTALSVTVPAQYFALSNGRIDHVDEDQGSGTKTYHWRHDVPHPAYLVTLVVGEFAAVMESWDGIPVTYYVRPGREADARVMMGKTPDMLAFYSDRFGIRYPYEKYAQVVCELYTGAMENTSATTHSFSLLPDARAALDTAFPKRVVAHELVHQWFGDLLTCRDWSHIWLNESFATYFEAAYTQRDDGEDEFRYELRGNLGAYLAESYKRPIVYNVYNRDGWEMFDRHAYQKGSLVLHMLRFVLGEQGFWRSIQHYAQTNRGREVITPDLERAIEETTGRSMGRFFQQWVYGAGHPEFEVSFNWDGDHGLASLTVKQAQKVDEHHACFVTPVDIAFTIPASDDAKDDEATTTTFRVQVEEAQQRFYFPLPRAPLAVRFDPGGWILKTLKFERPAEMLRYQLAHDADVLGRIEAAEELGKLGDPKSVDALAAALLSDSFWGVRAEIAATLGKLRTGRALEALLSGLEQDEDLRARRAIVEALGSFRAPEQPELAERAAATLAATLKKGDPSYHVEGAAARALGQTRASGAFDALVAALDRPSWNEIIRDGVFHGLAALGDPKAAPVLVGWLDRAKPIQARAAAARAIGALASDHRLDSGEARQQMAQGLVGALDDPWPPVRGSAARALGSMRETSALGALDQMASRELDGVFVRAARQAARTIREGEKPADEVRQLRNEFDEIKEENRKLRERLETLEARQDKEQD from the coding sequence TTGAGTCAGTGTGAACGGTGTTTGCAGCTTCAAGCTGTCGGTGGTGTACCCCTGGGCAACGGGGAAGAAGACCCCTATAACTTTGCGCTTCCTGGCGATAGACGCCACTACGCGCCTGATCGCCCGGCGGATGTTGCGCATGTCGCGCTGAACCTGGCGCTTGATCTGGAAAAGCAGCAGGTGAGCGGTGTGGTGACGACGACGTTTCGGGCGTTGTTCGATGATCTGCGCTCGGTGCAGTTGAGCGCCTCCGAACTGGAGATCGAGCGGGTGAGCCTGGTGGGCGGCCCGGCCTTGCGCGCCACGCAGGACGGGCGCAAGCTGGTGATTGAACTGGATCGCGCGTATCAGTACGGCGAGACGTTTGCGATTGAGATCGCCTACGCGGCGCGCCCGCGTATCGGCCTGCATTTTGTGCAGCCGGGGGCGGATGATCCGACCAGACCGGTGCAGGCGTGGACGCAAGGCCAGCCAGAGACGAACCATTTCTGGTTCCCCTGCCATGATTCGCCCAATGATCGGGCGACGACGGCGCTCTCGGTGACGGTTCCGGCGCAGTACTTTGCGCTCTCCAACGGGCGGATCGATCATGTGGATGAAGACCAGGGCAGCGGTACGAAAACGTATCACTGGCGGCATGATGTGCCGCACCCGGCGTATCTGGTGACGCTGGTGGTAGGCGAGTTTGCCGCTGTGATGGAAAGCTGGGATGGTATCCCTGTTACCTATTATGTGCGCCCTGGACGCGAGGCGGATGCGCGGGTGATGATGGGCAAAACGCCGGATATGCTGGCGTTTTACTCGGATCGCTTTGGCATTCGCTATCCCTATGAGAAGTACGCGCAGGTCGTCTGTGAACTCTATACGGGCGCGATGGAGAATACTTCGGCGACGACGCACAGCTTTTCGCTCTTGCCGGACGCGCGCGCCGCGCTGGATACGGCCTTTCCCAAGCGGGTGGTGGCGCACGAACTGGTGCATCAGTGGTTTGGCGATCTGCTCACCTGCCGCGATTGGAGCCATATCTGGCTGAACGAGAGCTTCGCTACGTATTTTGAGGCAGCCTACACCCAGCGCGACGATGGCGAAGACGAGTTCCGCTATGAACTGCGCGGCAACCTGGGCGCCTATCTCGCTGAATCGTACAAGCGGCCCATCGTCTACAACGTGTATAACCGCGATGGCTGGGAGATGTTTGACCGTCACGCCTACCAGAAGGGGTCGCTGGTATTGCATATGCTGCGTTTTGTGCTGGGCGAGCAGGGGTTCTGGCGCTCGATTCAGCATTACGCGCAAACCAATCGCGGGCGCGAGGTGATTACGCCTGATCTGGAGCGGGCGATTGAAGAGACTACGGGGCGCAGCATGGGGCGCTTCTTCCAGCAGTGGGTCTATGGCGCGGGCCATCCAGAGTTCGAGGTGTCGTTCAACTGGGATGGCGATCATGGCCTGGCCTCGCTGACAGTGAAGCAGGCGCAAAAGGTTGATGAGCATCACGCCTGCTTTGTGACGCCAGTGGATATTGCTTTTACTATTCCAGCTTCTGATGATGCGAAGGATGACGAGGCGACGACCACAACGTTCCGCGTGCAGGTCGAGGAGGCGCAGCAGCGCTTCTATTTCCCGCTGCCGCGCGCGCCGCTGGCGGTGCGCTTTGATCCGGGCGGCTGGATTCTGAAGACGCTGAAGTTCGAGCGGCCAGCGGAGATGCTGCGCTATCAACTGGCGCATGACGCGGATGTGCTGGGGCGCATCGAGGCCGCCGAGGAACTGGGCAAGCTGGGCGATCCTAAGAGCGTAGACGCCCTGGCGGCGGCGCTGCTGAGCGACTCGTTCTGGGGCGTGCGTGCCGAGATTGCCGCGACGCTGGGCAAGCTGCGCACCGGGCGTGCCCTGGAGGCGCTGCTGTCTGGACTGGAGCAGGACGAAGATCTCAGAGCGCGGCGGGCTATCGTGGAGGCGCTCGGCTCCTTCCGCGCGCCGGAGCAGCCCGAACTGGCCGAGCGAGCGGCGGCGACGCTGGCCGCCACGCTGAAAAAAGGCGATCCCAGCTATCATGTTGAAGGCGCGGCGGCGCGGGCGCTGGGCCAGACGAGGGCCAGCGGCGCGTTCGACGCGCTGGTGGCGGCGCTTGATCGGCCCTCCTGGAACGAGATTATTCGGGATGGCGTCTTTCATGGATTGGCGGCGCTGGGCGATCCGAAGGCCGCGCCAGTCCTGGTTGGCTGGCTGGACCGCGCAAAGCCGATTCAGGCGCGGGCGGCGGCGGCCAGAGCTATTGGCGCGCTGGCGAGCGATCACCGCCTGGACAGCGGCGAGGCGCGCCAGCAGATGGCGCAGGGATTGGTCGGGGCGCTGGATGACCCCTGGCCGCCTGTGCGTGGCTCGGCGGCGCGGGCGCTGGGGAGTATGCGCGAGACCAGCGCGCTGGGCGCGCTCGATCAGATGGCGAGCCGCGAACTGGATGGCGTCTTTGTCCGCGCTGCTCGACAGGCTGCCAGGACCATTCGTGAGGGCGAGAAACCAGCCGATGAGGTGCGCCAGCTTCGCAACGAGTTCGACGAGATCAAGGAGGAGAATCGCAAGCTGCGCGAGCGGCTGGAGACGCTGGAGGCGCGCCAGGACAAAGAACAGGACTGA
- a CDS encoding ribose-phosphate pyrophosphokinase produces the protein MEKLSLFSGNANRALTSAICQQLGLHDGEAEVFQFSNENIFVKINENIRGHDVFIVQPFSAPVNTSILELLIMIDACKRASARRITAVIPYYAYGRSDKKDQPRVPITARLIADCISVAGAHRVLTMDLHAGQIQGFFNIPVDELSAMHILARHWISKRIPNLTVVATDAGFAKKARNFAELLDAPLAIVEKRRRSNDEGAEAMGIIGQVQGRNVLIVDDEINTASSIVRAIQLVKKEGAGDVYASAVHGVLSGPAIQRLREGEFTEIVLTDTIPVPAEKRLPQMTILSVAKLFAAAIQHIHEDTSVSELFRWERY, from the coding sequence ATGGAGAAGCTGAGCCTGTTTTCGGGCAATGCCAACCGCGCGCTGACTTCGGCAATCTGCCAGCAACTTGGTCTTCACGATGGCGAGGCGGAAGTCTTTCAATTTAGTAACGAAAACATCTTCGTCAAAATCAATGAGAACATTCGCGGCCACGATGTCTTTATTGTGCAGCCGTTCAGCGCCCCCGTTAACACCTCGATCCTCGAACTCCTGATCATGATCGACGCCTGTAAGCGGGCCTCCGCCCGCCGCATCACCGCCGTCATCCCCTACTATGCCTATGGCCGCAGCGACAAAAAAGATCAGCCGCGCGTCCCTATCACCGCGCGCCTCATCGCCGACTGTATCAGCGTGGCGGGCGCGCATCGCGTGCTGACGATGGACCTGCACGCCGGGCAGATTCAAGGCTTTTTTAACATTCCGGTAGATGAGCTGAGCGCGATGCACATCCTGGCGCGCCACTGGATTAGCAAGCGCATCCCCAATCTGACGGTAGTGGCAACGGACGCTGGCTTTGCCAAGAAGGCGCGCAACTTCGCCGAACTGCTGGATGCCCCGCTGGCGATTGTCGAAAAGCGCCGCCGAAGCAACGATGAAGGCGCCGAAGCGATGGGCATTATCGGCCAGGTACAGGGGCGCAACGTGCTGATTGTGGATGACGAGATCAATACCGCTAGCTCTATCGTTCGCGCCATACAGCTTGTCAAAAAAGAGGGCGCAGGCGATGTCTACGCCTCAGCAGTACACGGCGTCCTCTCCGGCCCGGCCATCCAGCGCCTGCGCGAAGGTGAGTTCACGGAGATCGTCCTGACCGATACCATCCCCGTCCCTGCCGAAAAGCGTCTGCCGCAGATGACCATCCTCTCAGTCGCCAAACTCTTCGCCGCCGCCATCCAGCACATCCACGAGGATACCTCGGTTTCAGAGTTGTTCCGCTGGGAACGCTATTAA
- a CDS encoding RNA polymerase sigma factor has protein sequence MQKPMERAPLGRSDSAENAEAGEAVEEQVVCEEELPGEGVPAVGGAASPGEIAPAEGSGASSGSFEAFFESYYRPLASFLFRMLDDPQLAQDITQDCFVKLHLAMKSGQSLENVRAWLYRVATNAALDERRRRRRITWLPLLASSDRQEAEYLDPEDQMILRDRLQRVLEGISPNLTVCLLLHLHHGFSHDEIATVLGISSGAARTRLQRGREAFKARGLALEGYGASGRNDAAQVNHAEPPESARQRGRSAAHADQEHGGRIHDTRDT, from the coding sequence ATGCAAAAACCGATGGAGAGGGCGCCGCTGGGTCGCTCGGATTCCGCCGAAAACGCCGAAGCTGGCGAGGCGGTGGAAGAGCAGGTGGTGTGCGAAGAGGAACTGCCAGGGGAAGGTGTCCCTGCTGTGGGCGGGGCGGCTTCGCCAGGAGAGATTGCGCCTGCTGAGGGATCAGGGGCTTCGTCGGGGTCGTTCGAGGCGTTCTTTGAGAGCTATTATCGCCCTCTTGCCAGCTTCCTCTTCCGCATGCTGGATGATCCCCAGCTTGCGCAGGATATTACCCAGGATTGTTTTGTGAAGCTTCATCTGGCAATGAAAAGCGGGCAGTCGCTGGAGAACGTGCGCGCCTGGCTCTATCGCGTGGCAACCAATGCCGCGCTGGATGAGCGCCGCCGTCGCCGACGCATCACCTGGCTGCCTTTGCTGGCGAGCAGCGACCGGCAGGAGGCAGAATACCTTGATCCCGAAGATCAGATGATTCTGCGTGATCGCCTGCAACGGGTGTTAGAGGGCATCTCGCCCAATCTGACGGTCTGTTTGCTGCTCCATCTGCATCATGGCTTTTCGCATGATGAGATTGCCACTGTCCTGGGCATTTCATCCGGCGCGGCGCGCACTCGCTTGCAGCGGGGGCGCGAGGCGTTCAAAGCGCGCGGGCTGGCGCTGGAGGGGTACGGCGCGTCGGGTCGCAACGACGCCGCCCAGGTCAACCATGCGGAACCACCTGAGAGCGCGAGGCAACGGGGCCGAAGCGCCGCGCATGCTGACCAGGAACACGGGGGCAGGATACATGACACACGCGATACCTGA
- a CDS encoding Zn-dependent alcohol dehydrogenase, translated as MQTRAAVVYAYGDPYQIERVELDEPREREVLVRVAAAGICHSDEHVRIGEMRAQLPLALGHEGAGVVERVGPGVTRCKPGDHIVFSFIPACGHCRYCLMGLSNLCVLQNRTMGGPRLDGSYRMRDGAGREVGQFCLISTFSEWTVAPEESIVVVDADVPLDKAALVGCGVSTAFGAVVHRARVEPGSSAVVVGCGGIGINVVQSLAIAGAAQIIAVDILDSKLEAARAFGATHTLNARNDDVPKQVRRLTAGQGADYAFEVTGVASAISQAFTATRKGGTVVMIGISPADQRSIPIPPQELVLLQKTVMGTLYGSAQAANDIPKLLSLYKTGKLKLDELVTQTYTLDDINEGYADLTAGRNLRGVITF; from the coding sequence ATGCAGACGCGGGCGGCAGTTGTTTATGCTTATGGAGACCCCTACCAGATTGAGCGCGTGGAACTGGACGAGCCACGCGAGCGCGAGGTGCTGGTGCGCGTGGCCGCTGCTGGCATCTGCCACAGCGACGAGCATGTGCGCATTGGCGAGATGCGCGCTCAGCTTCCGCTGGCGCTGGGCCACGAGGGCGCGGGTGTGGTGGAGCGCGTGGGGCCGGGCGTCACGCGCTGCAAGCCTGGCGATCATATTGTCTTTAGCTTTATTCCGGCGTGCGGCCATTGTCGCTACTGTCTGATGGGCCTCTCGAATCTGTGTGTCTTGCAGAACCGCACGATGGGCGGTCCCCGGCTGGATGGCTCCTATCGCATGCGCGACGGAGCGGGGCGTGAGGTCGGCCAGTTCTGCCTGATCTCCACCTTCAGCGAGTGGACCGTCGCGCCGGAAGAGTCCATTGTGGTTGTTGATGCCGATGTGCCGCTGGATAAGGCGGCGCTGGTGGGCTGCGGCGTTTCCACCGCGTTTGGGGCGGTGGTCCATCGGGCGCGGGTAGAGCCAGGGAGCAGCGCGGTGGTGGTCGGCTGCGGCGGCATTGGTATCAACGTGGTGCAATCGCTGGCGATTGCAGGCGCGGCGCAGATTATTGCGGTGGATATTCTCGATAGCAAACTGGAGGCGGCGCGCGCGTTTGGCGCGACGCATACCCTGAACGCCAGGAATGATGATGTCCCTAAACAGGTGCGCAGACTGACGGCTGGGCAAGGCGCGGATTATGCGTTCGAGGTCACGGGTGTTGCCAGCGCGATCTCCCAGGCGTTTACCGCCACGCGCAAAGGGGGGACGGTGGTGATGATTGGCATTTCGCCTGCTGACCAGCGCAGCATCCCCATTCCGCCGCAAGAACTGGTGCTGCTGCAAAAGACGGTGATGGGGACATTGTATGGTTCGGCTCAGGCGGCCAACGATATTCCCAAACTGCTGTCGCTCTACAAGACTGGCAAGCTGAAGTTGGATGAACTGGTCACACAGACCTATACGCTCGATGACATCAACGAGGGATATGCTGATCTGACCGCTGGACGGAACCTTCGCGGCGTTATCACGTTTTAA